A single genomic interval of Bradysia coprophila strain Holo2 chromosome X unlocalized genomic scaffold, BU_Bcop_v1 contig_79, whole genome shotgun sequence harbors:
- the LOC119070480 gene encoding esterase B1-like produces MSENTVVKTNYGPVRGLLRKSAVGEEYLSFRGIPYGKAPIGALRFRDPQPAEKWTHTFDATKPGPTAMGLDFVTMRLNEGCTEDCLTLNIYTKNIKPRKPLPVMIWIHGGGFRWGNSTESTYGPDYLLEKDVVFVSINYRLGALGFMSIPDPELKVPGNAAMKDQAMAMRWVRENIRYFGGDCANITVFGESVGGICTHWHMVSDFSKGLFDKAIVQSGSALVDFCAVPHTVNWGERLAMVLGWKPSDSSQSYFEYIQNVPAVDIVMVQDTILTPPEMKIHGRMIFSITMEPYESEQCFNRRDPLEFYENAWGNKIPLIIGGTSEEGLLFYRLMTQFLIQFKAPDIFENLFERLKCGKGTDESKAIAEKIKKFYYGNDSPSIANIDTYIDLMSDKNFLHGMHLAVKSRTNDPESAPTYCYRFNFETKTNFTIMKSVFGHPTIKGVCHAEDIEYLFKTSYSKPVVVNSAEHKTINRMVSCWTRFAATGNPNNEFIKPTEWKPVENGSLPPYKCLNIAEEVTFIDFPEAKRMEFWDSLGYN; encoded by the exons GACCCTCAACCAGCTGAGAAATGGACTCATACATTCGATGCAACAAAGCCAGGACCAACTGCCATGGGACTGGACTTTGTAACGATGCGTTTAAACGAAGGTTGCACTGAAGATTGTCTTACTCTGAACATCTACACTAAGAAT ATTAAGCCTCGGAAACCGCTGCCGGTTATGATTTGGATTCATGGAGGTGGTTTCAGATGGGGAAACAGCACAGAAAGTACCTATGGACCAGACTATTTGTTGGAAAAAGATGTGGTTTTCGTCTCGATAAATTATCGACTCGGTGCTTTGG GTTTTATGAGTATCCCCGATCCGGAACTAAAAGTACCTGGAAATGCTGCTATGAAAGATCAAGCCATGGCTATGAGATGGGTCCGGGAAAATATTCGTTATTTCGGTGGGGACTGTGCAAATATTACAGTTTTCGGCGAAAGTGTAGGAGGCATATGCACTCATTGGCACATGGTTTCTGACTTTTCCAAGGGCCTTTTCGATAAAGCAATCGTTCAATCCGGATCAGCATTAGTTGATTTTTGTGCAGTACCACATACGGTTAATTGGGGTGAACGTTTGGCTATGGTACTGGGATGGAAACCCAGCGATAGTTCTCAAAGTTATTTTGAGTATATACAAAATGTACCAGCAGTGGATATCGTTATGGTTCAAGACACCATATTGACTCCTCCAGAGATGAAAATTCATGGAAGAATGATTTTCTCGATAACCATGGAGCCATATGAATCTGAGCAGTGTTTCAATAGACGAGATCCGTtagaattttacgaaaatgcGTGGGGCAACAAAATTCCATTGATTATTGGAGGGACTTCAGAGGAAGGATTATTGTTTTACAGATTGATGACGCAATTCCTAATTCAGTTCAAAGCTCctgatattttcgaaaatttattcgaacGATTGAAATGCGGCAAGGGAACTGACGAGAGCAAAGCCATTGcagagaaaataaagaaattttactATGGCAATGACTCTCCCAGCATAGCAAACATTGACACGTACATTGATTTAATGTCGGATAAGAATTTTTTGCATGGAATGCATTTGGCAGTCAAATCCAGGACGAACGATCCGGAATCAGCACCGACATATTGCTATCGCTTTAACTTCGAAACTAAAACTAATTTCACAATTATGAAGAGCGTGTTCGGGCATCCGACAATCAAAG GTGTATGTCATGCTGAAGACATTGAGTATTTGTTCAAAACATCGTATTCCAAACCTGTTGTAGTCAACAGTGCTGAGCATAAGACTATAAATCGAATG GTTAGTTGTTGGACCCGATTTGCTGCCACTGGCAATCCgaataatgaatttataaaACCAACCGAATGGAAACCAGTTGAAAATGGTTCTCTACCACCATACAAGTGCTTGAACATTGCTGAAGAGGTTACTTTCATAGATTTTCCAGAGGCTAAACGTATGGAATTCTGGGACTCATTGGGTTATAATTAA